The proteins below are encoded in one region of Neofelis nebulosa isolate mNeoNeb1 chromosome 17, mNeoNeb1.pri, whole genome shotgun sequence:
- the FPR2 gene encoding N-formyl peptide receptor 2 isoform X2 has protein sequence METNLSITPNEYEEILHESAGYTVLWILSLVVLGITFVLGILGNGLVIWVAGFRMARSVTTICYLNLALADFSFTATLPFLIVSMAMKERWPFGWFLCKVIHIVVDINLFGSVFLIAFIALDRCICVLHPVWAQNHRTVSLATKLIIGPWIFALVLTLPVFIFLTTVNDGTGNIYCTFNFAHWGNSTEQRLKVAITMLTIRGIIRFIIGFSMPMSIVAICYGLIAAKIRKKGMIKSSRPLRVLTAVVASFFLCWFPFQMVALLSTVWLKQILFEGKYKILDVLTNPTSSLAFFNSCLNPILYVFMGQDFRERLIHSLPASLERALTEDLSQTSDTTNRSTLPHEEAELQAM, from the coding sequence ATGGAAACCAACCTCTCCATCACTCCAAATGAATATGAAGAGATACTCCACGAGTCTGCTGGCTACACTGTTCTGTGGATCCTATCACTGGTGGTGCTTGGGATCACCTTTGTCCTTGGCATCCTGGGCAATGGGCTTGTGATCTGGGTGGCTGGATTCCGGATGGCACGCAGCGTCACCACCATCTGTTACCTGAACTTGGCCTTGGCCGACTTCTCTTTCACTGCCACTCTGCCATTTCTCATTGTCTCAATGGCCATGAAAGAACGGTGGCCTTTTGGCTGGTTCCTGTGTAAGGTAATTCACATTGTGGTGGACATCAACCTGTTTGGAAGTGTCTTCCTCATTGCTTTCATTGCCCTGGACCGCTGTATTTGTGTCTTGCATCCAGTCTGGGCCCAGAACCACCGCACTGTAAGTCTGGCTACAAAACTCATCATTGGACCCTGGATTTTTGCCCTAGTCCTTACCTTGCCAGTTTTCATCTTCTTGACTACAGTAAATGATGGAACAGGGAATATATACTGTACTTTCAACTTTGCACACTGGGGCAACAGTACTGAACAGAGGTTGAAGGTGGCTATCACCATGTTGACAATCAGAGGGATCATCCGGTTTATCATTGGCTTCAGTATGCCAATGTCCATTGTTGCTATCTGCTATGGGCTCATTGCTGCCAAGATACGTAAAAAAGGCATGATTAAATCCAGCCGTCCCTTAAGGGTCCTTACTGCTGTTGtggcttccttctttctctgttggTTCCCCTTTCAAATGGTTGCCCTTTTAAGCACAGTCTGGCTCAAACAGATACTGTTTGAGGGCAAGTACAAAATCCTTGATGTCCTGACTAATCCAACAAGCTCCCTGGCCTTCTTCAACAGCTGCCTCAATCCAATCCTTTACGTCTTCATGGGCCAAGACTTCCGAGAGAGACTGATCCACTCCCTGCCTGCCAGTCTGGAGAGGGCCCTTACTGAGGACTTATCCCAGACCAGTGACACAACAAACAGATCCACTTTACCTCATGAAGAAGCAGAGTTACAGGCAATGTGA
- the FPR2 gene encoding N-formyl peptide receptor 2 isoform X1: protein MENARVCKMETNLSITPNEYEEILHESAGYTVLWILSLVVLGITFVLGILGNGLVIWVAGFRMARSVTTICYLNLALADFSFTATLPFLIVSMAMKERWPFGWFLCKVIHIVVDINLFGSVFLIAFIALDRCICVLHPVWAQNHRTVSLATKLIIGPWIFALVLTLPVFIFLTTVNDGTGNIYCTFNFAHWGNSTEQRLKVAITMLTIRGIIRFIIGFSMPMSIVAICYGLIAAKIRKKGMIKSSRPLRVLTAVVASFFLCWFPFQMVALLSTVWLKQILFEGKYKILDVLTNPTSSLAFFNSCLNPILYVFMGQDFRERLIHSLPASLERALTEDLSQTSDTTNRSTLPHEEAELQAM from the exons ATGGAAAATGCTC GTGTGTGCAAGATGGAAACCAACCTCTCCATCACTCCAAATGAATATGAAGAGATACTCCACGAGTCTGCTGGCTACACTGTTCTGTGGATCCTATCACTGGTGGTGCTTGGGATCACCTTTGTCCTTGGCATCCTGGGCAATGGGCTTGTGATCTGGGTGGCTGGATTCCGGATGGCACGCAGCGTCACCACCATCTGTTACCTGAACTTGGCCTTGGCCGACTTCTCTTTCACTGCCACTCTGCCATTTCTCATTGTCTCAATGGCCATGAAAGAACGGTGGCCTTTTGGCTGGTTCCTGTGTAAGGTAATTCACATTGTGGTGGACATCAACCTGTTTGGAAGTGTCTTCCTCATTGCTTTCATTGCCCTGGACCGCTGTATTTGTGTCTTGCATCCAGTCTGGGCCCAGAACCACCGCACTGTAAGTCTGGCTACAAAACTCATCATTGGACCCTGGATTTTTGCCCTAGTCCTTACCTTGCCAGTTTTCATCTTCTTGACTACAGTAAATGATGGAACAGGGAATATATACTGTACTTTCAACTTTGCACACTGGGGCAACAGTACTGAACAGAGGTTGAAGGTGGCTATCACCATGTTGACAATCAGAGGGATCATCCGGTTTATCATTGGCTTCAGTATGCCAATGTCCATTGTTGCTATCTGCTATGGGCTCATTGCTGCCAAGATACGTAAAAAAGGCATGATTAAATCCAGCCGTCCCTTAAGGGTCCTTACTGCTGTTGtggcttccttctttctctgttggTTCCCCTTTCAAATGGTTGCCCTTTTAAGCACAGTCTGGCTCAAACAGATACTGTTTGAGGGCAAGTACAAAATCCTTGATGTCCTGACTAATCCAACAAGCTCCCTGGCCTTCTTCAACAGCTGCCTCAATCCAATCCTTTACGTCTTCATGGGCCAAGACTTCCGAGAGAGACTGATCCACTCCCTGCCTGCCAGTCTGGAGAGGGCCCTTACTGAGGACTTATCCCAGACCAGTGACACAACAAACAGATCCACTTTACCTCATGAAGAAGCAGAGTTACAGGCAATGTGA